One segment of Macrotis lagotis isolate mMagLag1 chromosome 1, bilby.v1.9.chrom.fasta, whole genome shotgun sequence DNA contains the following:
- the LOC141509984 gene encoding leukocyte immunoglobulin-like receptor subfamily A member 2, with protein sequence MTSVFTMTATLSVLLCLGLCLGQRMRTQAGRPYLSASKGPLVPLGSSVTLRCGGSQWAKSYLLEKEQESGTIKIIKEKPARGEVEFLIPSVKAKRAGKYYCCSRHSSVLSECSNPLELVVTGEGSPQPQAPQTGLAQCPNLSRPRSGSASGRGNQSLCIAFCVPSTFHYYPI encoded by the exons ATGACCTCTGTGTTCACCATGACCGCCACCCTCTCTGTCCTGCTATGTCTCG GGCTGTGTCTGGGCCAGAGGATGAGGACCCAAGCAG GCAGACCCTACCTCAGTGCAAGCAAGGGTCCTTTGGTGCCCCTAGGGAGTAGTGTGACCCTCAGGTGTGGGGGATCACAGTGGGCTAAAAGCTACCTGCTGGAGAAAGAGCAAGAGTCTGGAACAATAAAGATCATAAAGGAGAAACCAGCCAGAGGAGAGGTCGAGTTTCTCATCCCATCGGTGAAAGCAAAGCGTGCTGGGAAATATTACTGTTGTTCTAGACATTCATCTGTCTTATCAGAGTGCAGTAACCCCCTGGAGCTGGTGGTGACAGGTGAGGGCTCCCCCCAGCCCCAGGCCCCCCAAACAGGGCTGGCTCAGTGTCCCAACCTGTCCCGGCCCCGCTCTGGTTCTGCCTCTGGGAGGGGAAATCAGAGTTTATGTATCGCCTTCTGTGTACCAAGCACTTTccattattatcccatttga